The Burkholderia ambifaria AMMD genome has a segment encoding these proteins:
- a CDS encoding tryptophan halogenase family protein produces the protein MSNPIKNIVIVGGGTAGWMTASYLVRALQQQANITLIESAAIPRIGVGEATIPSLQKVFFDFLGIPEREWMPQVNGAFKAAIKFVNWRKSPDPSRDDHFYHLFGNVPNCDGVPLTHYWLRKREQGFQQPMEYACYPQPGALDGKLAPCLADGTRQMSHAWHFDAHLVADFLKRWAVERGVKRVVDEVVDVHLDERGYISSLSTKEGRTLEADLFIDCSGMRGLLINQALKEPFIDMSDHLLCDSAVASAVPHDDVRDGIEPYTSAIAMNSGWTWKIPMLGRFGSGYVFSSKFTSRDQATADFLKLWGLSDNQPLNQIKFRVGRNRRAWVNNCVSIGLSSCFLEPLESTGIYFIYAALYQLVKHFPDTSFDPRLSDAFNAEIVYMFDDCRDFVQAHYFTTSRDDTPFWLANRHDLRLSDAIKEKVQRYKAGLPLTTTSFDDSMYYETFDYEFKNFWLNGNYYCIFAGLGLLPDRSLPLLQHRPESIEKAEAMFASIRREAERLRTSLPTNYDYLRSLRDGDAGVSRSQRGSTLAAQEIL, from the coding sequence ATGAGCAATCCGATCAAGAATATCGTTATCGTCGGCGGCGGCACCGCGGGGTGGATGACCGCCTCGTACCTCGTCCGGGCGCTCCAGCAGCAGGCGAACATCACGCTCATCGAGTCCGCGGCGATCCCCCGCATCGGCGTGGGCGAGGCAACCATCCCGAGTTTGCAGAAGGTGTTCTTCGACTTCCTCGGGATACCGGAGCGGGAGTGGATGCCGCAGGTGAACGGTGCGTTCAAGGCCGCGATCAAGTTCGTGAACTGGAGGAAGTCGCCCGACCCCTCGCGCGACGATCACTTCTACCATCTGTTCGGCAACGTGCCGAACTGCGATGGCGTGCCGCTTACCCACTACTGGCTGCGCAAGCGCGAGCAGGGCTTCCAGCAGCCGATGGAGTACGCGTGCTATCCGCAGCCCGGCGCGCTCGACGGCAAGCTGGCACCCTGCCTGGCCGACGGCACGCGTCAGATGTCCCACGCGTGGCACTTCGACGCGCATCTGGTGGCCGACTTCCTGAAGCGCTGGGCCGTCGAACGGGGGGTGAAGCGCGTGGTCGACGAGGTCGTGGACGTTCACCTGGACGAGCGCGGCTACATCTCCAGCCTGTCCACCAAGGAGGGGCGCACGCTGGAGGCGGACCTGTTCATCGACTGCTCCGGCATGCGCGGGCTCCTGATCAATCAGGCCCTGAAGGAGCCCTTCATCGACATGTCCGACCACCTGCTGTGCGACAGCGCGGTCGCCAGCGCCGTGCCCCACGACGACGTGCGCGACGGGATCGAGCCGTACACCTCGGCGATCGCGATGAACTCCGGGTGGACCTGGAAGATTCCGATGCTCGGCCGGTTCGGCAGCGGCTACGTGTTCTCGAGCAAGTTCACGTCGCGCGACCAGGCCACCGCCGACTTCCTCAAACTGTGGGGCCTCTCGGACAATCAGCCGCTCAACCAGATCAAGTTCCGGGTCGGGCGCAACAGGCGCGCGTGGGTCAACAACTGCGTGTCGATCGGGCTGTCGTCGTGCTTTCTCGAGCCGCTGGAATCGACGGGCATCTACTTCATCTACGCGGCGCTTTACCAGCTCGTCAAGCACTTCCCCGACACGTCGTTCGACCCGCGGTTGAGCGACGCATTCAACGCCGAGATCGTCTACATGTTCGACGACTGCCGGGATTTCGTGCAGGCGCACTACTTCACCACGTCGCGCGACGACACGCCGTTCTGGCTCGCGAACCGGCACGACCTGCGGCTCTCGGACGCCATCAAGGAGAAGGTTCAGCGCTACAAGGCGGGGCTGCCGCTGACCACCACGTCGTTCGACGATTCGATGTACTACGAAACCTTCGACTACGAATTCAAGAACTTCTGGTTGAACGGCAACTACTACTGCATCTTTGCCGGCTTGGGGCTACTGCCCGACCGGTCGCTGCCGCTGTTGCAGCACCGACCGGAGTCGATCGAGAAGGCCGAGGCGATGTTCGCCAGCATCCGGCGCGAGGCCGAGCGTCTGCGCACGAGCCTGCCGACGAACTACGACTACCTGCGCTCGCTGCGTGACGGCGACGCGGGGGTGTCTCGCAGCCAGCGCGGGTCGACGCTCGCGGCGCAGGAAATCCTGTAG
- a CDS encoding alkene reductase — MTHIWQPVELGAIELSNRFAMAPMTRSRAKPDGTPGDLAAEYYAQRASVGLLISEGTQPSDDGQGYLATPGIYTDAHVAGWRGVASAVHAKGSRLFIQLMHVGRVSHPDNTPHHRQPVAPSRIAPGAQMFTLNGMVDIPEPRALSVDEIAATVNDFRIAARRAVEAGADGVEIHGANGYLIHQFIAPSANTRTDAYGGSIENRARFAIEVAKAIAEEIGPGRTGIRLSPGVPMNGIDEGTEGPDLYRYLVRELDKLGLAYLHLLHVGNEPLLADIRALWRTVLIVNRPSRPREQIGSDVKAGLADIEAYGQAILANPDFLERLKANAPLNTGDRNTFYAGGAEGYIDYPSMQGAQM; from the coding sequence ATGACACATATCTGGCAGCCTGTTGAACTGGGCGCAATCGAACTATCCAACCGCTTCGCGATGGCGCCCATGACGCGCAGTCGCGCCAAGCCGGACGGCACGCCGGGCGACCTGGCGGCCGAGTACTATGCCCAGCGCGCCAGCGTCGGTCTGTTGATCAGCGAAGGTACGCAGCCGTCGGATGATGGTCAGGGTTATCTGGCCACCCCCGGCATCTACACCGATGCGCATGTAGCGGGCTGGCGCGGCGTTGCTTCTGCCGTGCACGCCAAGGGTAGCCGTCTGTTCATTCAGTTGATGCACGTCGGGCGTGTTTCGCACCCTGACAACACCCCCCATCATCGCCAGCCGGTCGCGCCGTCGCGAATTGCCCCAGGCGCCCAGATGTTCACGCTGAATGGCATGGTCGACATCCCGGAGCCGCGTGCATTGAGCGTTGACGAGATCGCCGCGACCGTCAACGACTTCCGCATCGCCGCACGCCGCGCCGTCGAGGCCGGGGCCGATGGCGTCGAGATCCATGGTGCCAATGGCTATCTGATCCACCAGTTCATCGCACCGAGCGCGAACACCCGGACGGATGCCTACGGTGGCTCGATCGAGAACCGTGCCCGATTCGCGATCGAAGTCGCCAAGGCCATCGCCGAGGAAATCGGACCGGGTCGCACCGGCATTCGCCTGTCGCCGGGCGTTCCCATGAACGGCATTGACGAGGGCACCGAAGGTCCCGACCTGTACCGCTATCTGGTGCGCGAGCTGGACAAACTGGGGTTGGCCTATCTCCACCTTCTGCACGTGGGAAACGAGCCGCTCCTGGCCGATATCCGGGCGCTGTGGAGGACGGTGCTGATCGTCAACCGCCCCAGCCGGCCGCGCGAGCAGATCGGCTCGGACGTCAAGGCCGGTCTGGCGGACATCGAGGCCTATGGTCAGGCCATTCTGGCTAATCCGGACTTCCTGGAGCGCCTCAAGGCGAACGCGCCGCTGAACACGGGTGACCGTAATACCTTCTACGCTGGCGGCGCCGAAGGCTACATCGATTACCCGTCGATGCAAGGCGCGCAGATGTAA
- a CDS encoding M20 aminoacylase family protein yields the protein MTTDVRFTEIEDLMPAAAGLREIRHHIHHHPELAYEEHETAALVADKLEQWGWQVTRGVGQTGVVGTLRVGDGTRRIGIRADMDALPILEATGLPYASGTHGKMHACGHDGHTTMLLGAAQHLAKTRNFSGTVHLYFQPAEEHGVDSGAKKMIDDGLFERFPCDAVFGMHNHPGAAPGVFLTRRGPFMSAGDKAIISIEGVGGHAARPHLTVDPVVVAASIVMALQTIVARNVDPSQPAVVTVGSMHAGTANNVIPNGARLELSVRSFSPEVRALLKRRIVELAESQAASYGATALVEYIEGYPVVVNTDAETNFAAQVARELVGDAHVVEQADLLMGSEDFAFMLQQRPGSFVRLGNGEGEDGCMVHNPKYDFNDRNLPIGAAFWTRLVERYLGQ from the coding sequence ATGACCACCGACGTCCGATTCACCGAAATCGAGGATCTGATGCCCGCCGCCGCCGGGCTGCGCGAGATCCGCCATCACATTCACCACCACCCGGAACTCGCGTACGAGGAGCACGAAACGGCCGCGCTCGTTGCCGACAAGCTCGAGCAATGGGGCTGGCAGGTGACGCGCGGGGTCGGGCAGACGGGGGTGGTCGGCACGCTGCGGGTCGGCGACGGCACGCGCCGCATCGGCATCCGCGCGGACATGGATGCGCTGCCGATCCTCGAGGCGACGGGCCTGCCGTATGCAAGCGGCACGCACGGCAAGATGCACGCGTGCGGCCACGACGGCCACACGACGATGCTGCTCGGCGCCGCGCAGCATCTCGCGAAGACGCGCAACTTCTCCGGCACCGTGCACCTGTATTTCCAGCCGGCCGAAGAGCACGGCGTCGACAGCGGCGCGAAGAAGATGATCGACGACGGCCTGTTCGAGCGTTTTCCGTGCGACGCGGTGTTCGGCATGCACAACCATCCGGGCGCGGCGCCCGGCGTGTTCCTCACGCGGCGCGGCCCGTTCATGTCGGCCGGCGACAAGGCGATCATCTCGATCGAGGGCGTCGGCGGCCACGCGGCGCGGCCGCACCTGACGGTCGACCCGGTGGTCGTCGCGGCGAGCATCGTGATGGCGCTGCAGACGATCGTCGCGCGCAACGTCGACCCGTCGCAGCCGGCGGTCGTCACGGTCGGCTCGATGCACGCCGGCACCGCGAACAACGTGATTCCGAACGGCGCGCGCCTCGAGCTCAGCGTGCGTTCGTTCAGCCCGGAAGTGCGCGCGCTGCTGAAGCGCCGCATCGTCGAGCTCGCCGAGTCGCAGGCCGCGAGCTACGGCGCGACCGCACTCGTCGAGTACATCGAAGGCTATCCGGTCGTCGTCAATACGGATGCCGAAACGAATTTTGCCGCGCAGGTCGCGCGCGAGCTGGTCGGCGACGCGCACGTCGTCGAGCAGGCCGACCTGCTGATGGGCAGCGAGGATTTCGCGTTCATGCTGCAGCAGCGGCCCGGCTCGTTCGTGCGGCTCGGCAATGGCGAAGGGGAAGACGGCTGCATGGTGCACAACCCGAAGTACGACTTCAACGATCGCAATCTGCCGATCGGCGCGGCGTTCTGGACGCGCCTCGTGGAGCGTTACCTCGGGCAGTAA
- a CDS encoding pirin family protein, with amino-acid sequence MNLSSHFRAYSLRAEGGNGEPIDPILGVDHAWISAPQFPAHPHAGFSAVSYLFLDSETGIDNRDSLGNHNVIQPGGLHWTAAGRGVVHEEFPVETGKTVHTLQIFVNLPEARQNGAPFALSLAPSDVPVIHAAGAKVRVPLGTFSSAKSPLETPTELTLLDIALHDGAELCVPVPAGHAAFVMPIYGDLAINGQLFEREQFAVPAFPAQKTGHELVLSATRGNAKAVLFSGPPLRQPVHWQGPMAMASSAALASAIAAYQRGEFGTLDSPIVPANHL; translated from the coding sequence ATGAATCTGAGCAGCCACTTCCGCGCCTATTCGTTGCGCGCGGAGGGCGGCAACGGCGAGCCGATCGACCCGATTCTGGGCGTGGACCACGCGTGGATCAGCGCCCCTCAGTTTCCCGCCCATCCGCACGCCGGATTTTCTGCGGTGTCCTATCTGTTCCTCGATTCGGAAACCGGCATCGACAATCGTGATTCACTCGGCAATCACAATGTGATCCAGCCTGGTGGGCTGCACTGGACAGCCGCCGGGCGGGGCGTGGTGCACGAAGAGTTCCCCGTCGAGACAGGCAAGACGGTCCATACCCTGCAGATCTTCGTGAACCTTCCCGAGGCGCGGCAGAACGGCGCGCCGTTCGCGTTGAGCCTGGCGCCTTCCGACGTGCCGGTGATCCATGCGGCTGGCGCCAAGGTGCGGGTGCCTCTTGGAACATTCAGTAGTGCCAAGTCGCCATTGGAAACCCCGACCGAGCTGACCTTGCTCGATATCGCCCTGCACGATGGCGCTGAACTCTGCGTGCCTGTTCCCGCGGGACATGCTGCATTCGTGATGCCGATCTACGGCGACCTGGCGATCAACGGGCAGCTTTTCGAGCGCGAGCAATTCGCCGTGCCGGCGTTTCCTGCGCAGAAGACGGGACACGAACTCGTCCTTTCGGCGACACGAGGTAACGCAAAAGCCGTGCTCTTCAGCGGACCGCCGTTACGCCAGCCGGTGCATTGGCAAGGCCCGATGGCCATGGCTTCGAGTGCAGCGCTGGCATCCGCGATAGCCGCCTACCAGCGCGGTGAATTCGGCACGTTGGATTCCCCCATCGTGCCTGCAAACCACCTTTAA
- a CDS encoding isochorismatase family protein — MTFQRLTGASAALLLIDHQVGTMGWVTSTSFDEMKRNAIILAKAAKILSIPTVLTSSMEEAAQGPLLSELEAILPDEFAARIKRAGIVNAMDDEAFAAAVKATGRTKFILAGVTNDVCTVYPALTLVGQGHEVQVVADAGGSPSKIADDIALRRMERAGVTLTSTNQLIAELAGSWSTPEGGQLVQALNIG, encoded by the coding sequence GTGACTTTCCAACGACTCACCGGTGCGAGCGCAGCGTTGCTCCTCATCGACCACCAAGTCGGTACCATGGGCTGGGTGACTTCCACATCCTTCGATGAAATGAAGAGGAATGCCATCATTCTCGCCAAGGCTGCCAAGATCCTCAGCATCCCGACGGTGCTGACTTCCAGCATGGAAGAGGCGGCTCAAGGCCCGCTGCTGAGCGAGCTCGAAGCCATCCTTCCCGACGAATTCGCTGCTCGCATCAAGCGCGCGGGCATCGTCAATGCTATGGACGACGAAGCGTTCGCTGCTGCCGTCAAGGCGACCGGCCGTACGAAGTTCATCCTGGCAGGCGTCACCAACGACGTCTGTACGGTGTATCCGGCGCTGACCCTGGTTGGACAGGGCCACGAGGTGCAGGTGGTCGCCGACGCAGGTGGCTCGCCCAGCAAGATTGCCGACGACATTGCGTTGCGCCGCATGGAGCGTGCAGGCGTCACCTTGACGAGCACCAACCAGCTCATCGCCGAACTGGCCGGCAGTTGGAGCACGCCTGAAGGTGGCCAGCTGGTTCAGGCATTGAATATCGGCTAA
- a CDS encoding NAD(P)/FAD-dependent oxidoreductase — translation MTQMSPANGRDSNHFDVIILGSGMSGTQMGAILAKQKFRVLIIEESSHPRFTIGESSIPETSLMNRIIADRYGIPELDHITSFYSTQRYVASSTGIKRNFGFVFHKPGQEHDPKEFTQCVIPELPWGPESHYYRQDVDAYLLQAAIKYGCTVRQRTSVTEYHADKDGVAVTTAQGDRFTGRYMIDCGGPRAPLATKFGLREEPCRFKTHSRSLYTHMLGVKPFDDIFKVKGQRWRWHEGTLHHMFDGGWLWVIPFNNHPRSTNNLVSVGLQLDPRVYPKTDISAQQEFDEFLARFPSIGAQFRDAVPVRDWVRTDRLQFSSSACVGDRYCLMLHANGFIDPLFSRGLENTAVTIHALAARLIKALRDDDFSPERFEYIERLQQKLLDHNDDFVSSCYTAFKDFRLWDAFHRLWAVGTILGQFRLVQAHARFRASRDEGDLDHLDNDPPYLGYLCADMEEYYQLFNDAKAEVEAVSAGDKPAEEAAARIHALIDEREFAKPMFGFGYCITGEKPQLNNSKYSLLPAMKLMYWTQTSAPAEVKKYFDYNPMFALLRAYITTRIGLALK, via the coding sequence ATGACTCAGATGAGCCCCGCGAACGGGCGCGATAGCAACCACTTCGACGTGATCATCCTCGGCTCGGGCATGTCCGGCACCCAGATGGGCGCCATCCTGGCCAAACAAAAATTTCGAGTGCTGATCATCGAAGAGTCGTCGCATCCGCGGTTCACGATCGGCGAATCGTCGATCCCCGAGACGTCTCTGATGAACCGCATCATCGCCGATCGCTACGGCATCCCGGAGCTCGACCACATCACGTCGTTCTACTCGACGCAGCGTTACGTCGCGTCGAGCACGGGCATCAAGCGCAACTTCGGCTTCGTGTTCCACAAGCCCGGCCAGGAGCACGACCCGAAGGAGTTCACGCAGTGCGTGATTCCCGAGCTGCCGTGGGGCCCGGAGAGCCATTATTACCGGCAAGACGTCGACGCCTACCTGTTGCAAGCCGCCATCAAATACGGCTGCACGGTCCGCCAGAGGACGAGCGTGACCGAATATCACGCGGACAAGGACGGCGTCGCGGTGACCACTGCCCAGGGCGATCGGTTCACCGGCCGCTACATGATCGACTGCGGCGGGCCGCGCGCGCCGCTCGCGACCAAGTTCGGGCTCCGCGAAGAGCCGTGCCGCTTCAAGACGCACTCGCGCAGCCTCTACACGCACATGCTCGGGGTCAAGCCGTTCGACGACATCTTCAAGGTCAAGGGGCAGCGCTGGCGCTGGCACGAGGGAACCCTGCACCACATGTTCGACGGCGGCTGGCTGTGGGTGATTCCGTTCAACAACCACCCGCGCTCGACCAACAACCTGGTGAGCGTCGGCCTGCAGCTCGACCCGCGCGTCTACCCGAAAACGGACATCTCCGCGCAGCAGGAATTCGACGAGTTCCTCGCGCGGTTCCCGAGCATCGGCGCGCAGTTCCGGGACGCCGTGCCGGTGCGCGACTGGGTCAGGACCGACCGCCTGCAGTTCTCGTCGAGCGCCTGCGTCGGCGACCGCTACTGCCTGATGCTGCACGCGAACGGGTTCATCGACCCGCTGTTCTCCCGCGGGCTCGAGAACACCGCGGTGACCATCCATGCGCTCGCGGCGCGCCTCATCAAGGCGCTGCGCGACGACGACTTCTCCCCCGAGCGCTTCGAGTATATCGAGCGCCTGCAGCAAAAGCTGCTGGACCACAACGACGACTTCGTCAGCAGCTGCTACACGGCGTTCAAGGACTTCCGGCTGTGGGACGCGTTCCACAGGCTGTGGGCGGTCGGCACGATCCTCGGGCAGTTCCGGCTGGTGCAAGCCCACGCGAGGTTCCGCGCGTCGCGCGACGAGGGCGACCTCGATCACCTCGACAACGACCCGCCGTACCTCGGGTACCTGTGCGCGGACATGGAGGAGTACTACCAGTTGTTCAACGACGCCAAGGCCGAGGTCGAGGCCGTGAGCGCCGGGGACAAGCCGGCCGAGGAGGCCGCGGCGAGAATTCACGCCCTCATCGACGAACGGGAGTTCGCCAAGCCGATGTTCGGCTTCGGGTACTGCATCACGGGGGAAAAGCCGCAGCTCAACAACTCGAAGTACAGCCTGCTGCCGGCGATGAAGCTGATGTACTGGACGCAAACCAGCGCGCCGGCAGAGGTGAAAAAGTACTTCGACTACAACCCGATGTTCGCGCTGCTCAGGGCGTACATCACGACCCGCATCGGCCTGGCGCTGAAGTAA
- a CDS encoding MFS transporter, which produces MQKDHLALHPASTGAAGTDTRGAPAVTKRGAIAAAVIGNWLEFFDFTVYGFFAVLIGKLFFPSSDPTTSLLLSVATFAAGFFTRPLGSVVLGVYADRRGRKAALNLTIMLMALGTGLIAIAPTYAQAGVAAPLLVVCARLMQGFSQGGEFGAATSTLIEQGGTSHRAFRASWQLATQGGAALMGSGFAALLSNTLTKDALEGWGWRLPFFVGVLIAPVGMYLRRRLADDAPGDSHHGIERGVLLELFSRHTRTVLLLMLTVMGGTVSTYILTFYMPTYAIHTLGLPMKLSMFVGVASGCVMLVTCPLFGWLSDRLGSRRMPIFVGRGVLVLLLFPAFWLMNHHPTLSVILPLTALMLLFYSLGSASEMALMCESLPRHVRATGISIAYALAVTIFGGTAQLVATWLVKTTGSKLAPAGYVAACVVLSLIAVAMLRETARESMD; this is translated from the coding sequence ATGCAGAAAGACCATCTCGCGCTGCACCCCGCGTCGACGGGCGCCGCCGGAACCGATACGCGCGGCGCACCGGCCGTCACGAAGCGCGGCGCGATCGCGGCGGCCGTGATCGGCAACTGGCTGGAGTTCTTCGATTTCACCGTGTACGGCTTTTTCGCAGTACTGATCGGCAAGCTGTTCTTCCCGTCGAGCGACCCGACCACGTCGCTGCTGCTGTCGGTCGCGACGTTTGCCGCCGGCTTCTTCACGCGGCCGCTCGGCAGCGTCGTGCTCGGCGTCTATGCGGACCGCCGCGGCCGCAAGGCCGCGCTGAACCTGACGATCATGCTGATGGCGCTCGGCACCGGCCTGATCGCGATCGCGCCGACCTACGCACAGGCCGGCGTGGCCGCGCCGCTGCTGGTCGTCTGCGCGCGGCTGATGCAGGGCTTCTCGCAGGGCGGCGAATTCGGCGCCGCGACATCCACGCTGATCGAGCAGGGCGGCACGTCGCACCGTGCGTTCCGCGCGAGCTGGCAGCTCGCGACGCAGGGCGGCGCCGCGCTGATGGGTTCGGGTTTCGCGGCGCTGCTGTCGAACACGCTGACGAAGGATGCGCTCGAGGGCTGGGGCTGGCGCCTGCCGTTCTTCGTGGGCGTGCTGATCGCACCAGTCGGCATGTACCTGCGCCGCCGGCTCGCGGACGATGCGCCCGGCGACAGCCACCACGGCATCGAACGCGGCGTGCTGCTCGAGCTGTTCTCGCGGCACACGCGCACGGTGCTGCTGTTGATGCTGACGGTGATGGGCGGCACGGTGTCGACCTACATCCTGACCTTCTACATGCCGACCTACGCGATCCATACGCTCGGGCTGCCGATGAAGCTGTCGATGTTCGTCGGCGTCGCGTCGGGCTGCGTGATGCTGGTGACGTGTCCGCTGTTCGGCTGGCTGTCGGACCGTCTCGGCAGCCGGCGCATGCCGATCTTCGTCGGCCGCGGCGTGCTCGTCCTGCTGCTGTTCCCGGCGTTCTGGCTGATGAACCATCATCCGACGCTGTCGGTGATCCTGCCGCTGACTGCGCTGATGCTGCTGTTCTATTCGCTCGGGTCGGCATCCGAAATGGCGCTGATGTGCGAATCGCTGCCGCGCCATGTGCGCGCGACGGGGATCTCGATCGCGTATGCGCTCGCGGTGACGATTTTCGGCGGCACCGCGCAGCTGGTCGCGACCTGGCTCGTGAAGACGACCGGCAGCAAGCTCGCGCCGGCCGGCTATGTGGCCGCATGCGTGGTGCTGTCGCTGATCGCGGTCGCGATGCTGCGCGAGACCGCGCGCGAGTCGATGGACTGA
- a CDS encoding LysR family transcriptional regulator encodes MTHLDDMALFVEVVKAKGFRGAADALGMPNSTLSRRIGALEKAIGLRLLHRTTRKVEPTEAGLLYYERSKRIVEEARLVHEQLGEMLAQPSGLLRASFPEGFANIFLAPLVAEFARRYPGIRFEFDLSPRLADLVSDPVDVAIRMGEPANSNLIARQLARLPRHLYASPRYLDMLGEPQHPDELVQHECLRLRGSKSDIWTVQNRDETVDVAVGGRFLLNSVGMIQRLAALDMGIAILAESIVTDDVAQGRLRRVLPQWEATPVPVYALTETRLLPAKTQRFIDFLREHLSSI; translated from the coding sequence ATGACCCATCTCGATGACATGGCGCTGTTCGTGGAGGTCGTGAAGGCCAAAGGGTTTCGGGGCGCGGCCGATGCGTTGGGCATGCCCAATTCAACCTTGTCTCGCCGTATAGGTGCCTTGGAAAAGGCGATCGGTTTGCGGCTGCTGCATCGCACGACGCGCAAGGTCGAACCGACGGAAGCCGGGCTGCTGTACTACGAACGCAGCAAGCGCATCGTCGAGGAGGCGAGGCTCGTTCATGAGCAGCTCGGAGAAATGCTTGCCCAGCCCAGCGGGCTGTTGCGCGCGTCGTTCCCCGAAGGCTTCGCCAACATCTTCCTGGCTCCGTTGGTGGCCGAGTTTGCCCGGCGCTATCCCGGCATACGCTTCGAGTTTGATTTATCCCCTCGCCTGGCAGATCTGGTGAGCGACCCGGTTGATGTCGCCATTCGGATGGGCGAGCCCGCCAACTCCAACTTGATCGCTCGCCAGCTTGCGCGATTGCCGCGACATCTCTACGCCTCACCTCGCTATCTCGATATGTTGGGCGAACCTCAGCATCCCGACGAGCTTGTCCAGCATGAATGTTTGCGGCTGCGCGGATCAAAGTCCGATATCTGGACCGTGCAAAACAGAGATGAAACGGTGGACGTCGCAGTTGGAGGACGGTTTCTGCTCAACAGCGTCGGCATGATCCAACGCCTGGCAGCCCTGGACATGGGGATTGCCATATTGGCGGAGAGCATCGTTACCGATGACGTAGCCCAGGGGCGGTTACGTCGTGTGTTGCCACAGTGGGAGGCCACCCCGGTACCCGTCTATGCATTGACCGAAACCCGTCTTTTGCCGGCGAAGACCCAGCGGTTCATCGACTTCCTGCGAGAGCATCTCTCGAGCATCTGA
- a CDS encoding monodechloroaminopyrrolnitrin synthase PrnB family protein produces the protein MERTLDRVGAFAATHAAVAACDPLHARALVLQLPGLNRKKDVPGIVGLLREFLPTRGVPAGWGFVEAAAAMRDIGFFLGSLKRHGHEPADAVPGLEPVLLDLARATDLPPRETLLHVTVWNPAAADAQRSYTGLPDEAHLLESVRISMAALEAAIAVTVELSDVSLRSPAFAQGCDELAAYLQKMVESIVYAYRFISLQVFYDELRPYYEPIRIGGQSYLGPGAVEMPLFVLEHVLWGSQSDHQAYREFKETYLPYVLPAFRAVYARFAGEPALLDRALGEAHAIGTRSEPVRAGLAALDRVFEVLLRFRAPHVKLAERAYEVGRSGPSIGSGGYAPSMLGDLLTLTRAARSRIRAALDAS, from the coding sequence GTGGAGCGCACCCTGGACCGGGTTGGCGCATTCGCGGCCACGCACGCCGCGGTGGCGGCCTGCGATCCGCTGCACGCGCGCGCGCTCGTTCTGCAGCTGCCGGGCCTGAACCGTAAAAAGGACGTGCCCGGTATCGTCGGCCTGCTGCGCGAGTTTCTCCCGACGCGCGGCGTGCCCGCCGGCTGGGGCTTCGTCGAAGCCGCCGCCGCGATGCGGGACATCGGGTTCTTCCTCGGGTCGCTCAAGCGGCACGGACACGAGCCCGCGGACGCGGTGCCCGGGCTCGAGCCGGTGCTGCTCGACCTGGCGCGCGCGACCGACCTGCCGCCGCGCGAGACGCTCCTGCATGTGACGGTCTGGAACCCCGCGGCGGCCGACGCGCAGCGCAGCTACACCGGGCTCCCCGACGAAGCGCACTTGCTCGAGAGCGTGCGCATCTCGATGGCGGCGCTCGAGGCGGCCATCGCGGTGACCGTCGAGCTGTCCGACGTGTCCCTGCGCTCGCCCGCGTTCGCGCAGGGCTGCGACGAGCTGGCAGCCTATCTGCAGAAAATGGTCGAGTCGATCGTGTACGCGTATCGCTTCATCTCGCTGCAGGTCTTCTACGACGAGCTGCGGCCCTACTACGAACCGATTCGAATCGGAGGCCAGAGCTACCTCGGCCCCGGTGCCGTGGAAATGCCCCTCTTCGTGCTGGAGCACGTGCTGTGGGGCTCGCAATCGGACCACCAGGCCTATCGAGAATTCAAGGAGACGTACCTGCCCTACGTGCTTCCCGCGTTCCGTGCGGTCTACGCGCGGTTCGCCGGCGAGCCGGCGCTCCTCGACCGCGCGCTCGGCGAGGCGCATGCGATCGGCACGCGGAGCGAGCCCGTGCGGGCCGGCCTGGCGGCCCTCGACCGGGTCTTCGAGGTTCTGCTGCGCTTCCGGGCGCCTCACGTCAAATTGGCCGAGCGCGCGTACGAAGTCGGGCGAAGCGGCCCCAGCATCGGCAGCGGCGGGTACGCGCCCAGCATGCTCGGCGATCTGCTCACGCTCACGCGCGCCGCGCGGTCTCGCATCCGCGCCGCGCTCGACGCATCCTGA